From a region of the Danio aesculapii chromosome 4, fDanAes4.1, whole genome shotgun sequence genome:
- the cry1a gene encoding cryptochrome circadian regulator 1a, with translation MVVNTVHWFRKGLRLHDNPSLRDSILGAHSVRCVYILDPWFAGSSNVGISRWRFLLQCLEDLDASLRKLNSRLFVIRGQPTDVFPRLFKEWNINRLSYEYDSEPFGKERDAAIKKLANEAGVEVIVRISHTLYDLDKIIELNGGQSPLTYKRFQTLISRMEAVETPAETITAEVMGPCTTPLSDDHDEKFGVPSLEELGFDTEGLSSAVWPGGETEALTRLERHLERKAWVANFERPRMNANSLLASPTGLSPYLRFGCLSCRLFYFKLTDLYRKVKKNSSPPLSLYGQLLWREFFYTAATNNPRFDKMEGNPICVQIPWDKNPEALAKWAEGRTGFPWIDAIMTQLRQEGWIHHLARHAVACFLTRGDLWISWEEGMKVFEELLLDADWSVNAGSWMWLSCSSFFQQFFHCYCPVSFGRRTDPNGDYIRRYLPVLRGFPAKYIYDPWNAPESVQKAAKCIIGVHYPMPMVHHAEASRLNIERMKQIYQQLSCYRGLGLLAMVPSNPNGNGENSTSLMGFQTGDMTKEVTTPSGYQMPPTSQGEWHGRTMVYSQGDQQASSIMTSQGFGNNGSTMCYRQDPQQIPGRGLHSSIIQTSGKRHSEESGPATVSKVQRQSSS, from the exons ATGGTGGTGAATACAGTCCACTGGTTCAGGAAGGGCTTGCGGCTCCACGACAATCCTTCACTCAGAGACTCTATTCTGGGAGCGCACAGTGTCCGCTGTGTGTACATCCTCGACCCCTGGTTCGCAGGATCCTCCAACGTCGGGATCAGCAGGTGGAG GTTTTTGCTGCAGTGTTTGGAAGACTTGGACGCCAGCCTCCGCAAACTCAACTCACGACTCTTTGTTATCCGTGGCCAACCCACCGATGTCTTCCCCAGGCTTTTCAAG GAATGGAACATTAATCGTCTGTCCTACGAGTATGACTCAGAGCCATTTGGAAAGGAGAGAGATGCTGCTATCAAGAAGCTAGCCAATGAGGCAGGCGTGGAGGTGATAGTTCGCATCTCTCACACGCTCTACGATCTGGACAA GATCATCGAGCTGAATGGAGGTCAGTCTCCACTCACGTACAAGCGCTTCCAGACCCTCATCAGCAGGATGGAGGCGGTGGAGACCCCCGCAGAGACCATTACTGCAGAAGTCATGGGGCCGTGCACCACACCGCTCTCTGATGACCATGATGAGAAATTTGGGGTTCCTTCTTTGGAAGAGCTCG GCTTCGACACAGAGGGCCTTTCCTCAGCTGTGTGGCCTGGAGGAGAAACAGAAGCCCTCACTCGTCTAGAGAGGCACCTGGAGAGGAAG GCTTGGGTGGCCAACTTTGAGCGACCAAGAATGAATGCCAATTCACTGTTGGCTAGTCCCACTGGCCTCAGCCCATATTTAAGATTCGGCTGCCTCTCCTGTCGGCTCTTCTACTTCAAACTTACAGACCTCTACAGGAAG GTCAAAAAGAACAGCTCACCTCCTTTGTCCCTCTATGGCCAATTACTGTGGCGTGAATTCTTCTACACGGCTGCTACAAACAACCCACGCTTTGACAAAATGGAAGGGAACCCCATTTGCGTACAGATCCCCTGGGATAAAAACCCAGAGGCTTTGGCGAAGTGGGCTGAAGGCAGGACGGGTTTCCCCTGGATCGACGCCATCATGACCCAGCTGAGGCAAGAGGGCTGGATCCACCATCTGGCCCGACACGCAGTGGCCTGTTTCCTCACCCGTGGAGACCTGTGGATCAGCTGGGAGGAGGGCATGAAG GTGTTCGAGGAGCTGTTGTTGGATGCAGACTGGAGTGTGAACGCAGGAAGCTGGATGTGGCTGTCCTGTAGCTCCTTCTTCCAGCAGTTCTTCCACTGCTACTGTCCTGTGAGCTTCGGCCGCCGCACTGACCCCAACGGAGACTACATACG GCGATATTTGCCGGTCTTAAGGGGTTTCCCTGCCAAGTACATCTATGACCCCTGGAATGCCCCGGAAAGTGTCCAGAAAGCAGCCAAATGTATAATTGGTGTCCACTACCCTATGCCCATGGTGCATCACGCTGAGGCAAGCCGCCTCAACATAGAGCGTATGAAACAGATCTACCAGCAGCTGTCCTGCTACCGCGGCCTGG GACTGCTGGCAATGGTGCCGTCCAATCCTAATGGAAATGGAGAGAATTCCACAAGCTTAATGGGATTTCAAACTGGAGACATGACTAAGGAAGTCACTACACCTTCAG GGTATCAGATGCCACCCACCTCTCAAGGAGAATGGCATGGCAGGACAATGGTTTACTCACAAGGAGACCAACAAGCAAGCAGCATCATGACTTCACAAG GTTTTGGCAACAACGGAAGCACAATGTGCTACAGGCAAGACCCACAGCAGATCCCAG gACGAGGGCTACACAGCAGCATCATCCAGACTTCTGGAAAACGACACAGCGAAGAGTCTGGTCCTGCCACTGTCTCAAAAGTCCAGAGGCAGAGCAGCTCTTAA